One genomic segment of Bacteroides caccae includes these proteins:
- a CDS encoding RNA polymerase sigma factor codes for MFFKRNISKLSDEELLTHYTKSGDTEYFGELYNRYIPLLYGLCLKYLQDEDRAQEAVMQLFEDLLPKTGNYEIKVFKPWLYRVAKNHCLQLLRKENKEIPLDYTINVMESDEFLHLLSEEESPEEQLKALHHCLEKLPEEQRTSITRFFLEEMSYADIVEQTGFTLNNVKSYIQNGKRNLKNCIKKQAL; via the coding sequence TTGTTTTTCAAAAGAAACATATCAAAACTATCGGACGAGGAATTACTGACACATTATACAAAGTCCGGTGATACGGAATATTTCGGTGAGCTATACAACCGTTATATCCCGTTACTGTATGGACTTTGCCTGAAATATCTGCAAGATGAAGACCGTGCACAGGAAGCGGTGATGCAATTGTTTGAAGATTTATTGCCGAAAACGGGCAACTACGAGATAAAAGTCTTCAAGCCGTGGCTCTACCGGGTAGCCAAGAATCATTGTCTGCAACTTCTGCGAAAAGAAAACAAAGAAATTCCGTTAGATTATACGATCAACGTTATGGAATCCGACGAATTTCTGCATCTATTAAGTGAAGAGGAAAGTCCGGAGGAACAACTGAAGGCATTGCATCACTGTCTTGAAAAGTTGCCCGAAGAACAACGGACCAGCATTACACGTTTCTTTTTAGAAGAAATGTCGTATGCCGATATCGTCGAACAGACCGGATTTACTCTGAACAATGTGAAAAGCTATATCCAAAACGGAAAGCGAAACTTAAAAAATTGTATCAAGAAACAGGCCCTATGA
- a CDS encoding arsenate reductase family protein: protein MKPLFLQYPACSTCQKAKKWLTENNIEYTNRLIVEENPTIEELRAWIPRSGLPIKKFFNTSGLVYKELKLSEKLPNMSEEEQIALLATNGKLVKRPLVVTDSFVLVGFKPDEWEKLK, encoded by the coding sequence ATGAAACCTCTGTTTTTACAATACCCGGCATGTAGTACTTGCCAAAAAGCCAAGAAGTGGTTAACAGAAAATAACATTGAATACACCAATCGACTTATCGTAGAAGAAAATCCTACAATAGAAGAATTAAGAGCATGGATTCCGCGTAGCGGTCTGCCTATCAAGAAATTCTTCAACACTAGCGGTTTGGTTTATAAAGAACTGAAACTGAGCGAAAAGCTCCCAAACATGAGCGAGGAGGAACAGATCGCATTGCTTGCTACAAACGGAAAATTAGTAAAACGACCACTAGTAGTAACAGACAGCTTTGTATTGGTCGGTTTCAAGCCCGATGAGTGGGAAAAATTAAAATAG
- a CDS encoding SusC/RagA family TonB-linked outer membrane protein — protein MNTRFIRISLKKRIFISYCLIGLFFFLGENCYASKRPVFRETVRKASADNSTVRGRVVDVSGEPLIGATIREKGGTRGTVTDIEGNFILSVPDSAVLQVSFVGYESIEVSVGGRKTLEIQLRENTVMLDNVIITALGLEKKEASLAYSIQKVKGEELTRMKEVNMITALAGKAAGVQINKNSSGIGGSAKVSLRGIRSASGDNQPLYVIDGVPMLNIGTEQAYSAIGGTANAGNRDGGDGISNLNPEDVESISILKGAPAAALYGSQAANGVILITTKKGNTAGQRNIYFSTGLTFDKAFSLPKMQNCYGVSDVVDSWGEKAYLPTSNELNDFFRTGLTSITSVSVNYGNEKIQTYFSYANTTGRGIVDKNQLTKHNINLRETAVMFNQRLKLDGNVNVMRQIVKNKPVSGGFYMNPLVGLYRFPRGEDLSYYKDNYEIYDPERKLGIQNWHTFTEDFEQNPYWIQNRIQSKETRMRSIISLSANLRINSWLTVQARGSVDYISDKMRQKFYASTAPALCGANGRYIEMDYQETLIYGDVMAMGKRKWEDFTLDVAIGGSINDKNVNSTRYDSKNASLKYANVFNLANIVMNGSASIDQKIDSRRQLQSVFGTAQVGYQDKVFLDLTARNDWASTLAYTSHEKSGFFYPSAGLSFLIDKWIQLPEWISFAKLRGTYSKVGNDIPQFITNSVSHITAGGELQANDAAPFKEMEPEMTHSVEVGTEWRFFQSRLGFNLTYYRTNTHNQFFKLPALAGDMYAYRYVNAGDIQNRGWELTVDATPVLTPDFTWKTSLNFSSNRNKIKELHEELKELVYGPSSFSSSYAMKLVKGGSIGDIYGKAFVRDAEGNIVYQTEGDHKGLPAVEGEGNTIKVGNANPRFIMGWNHTFSYKGFSLYFLLDWRYGGKILSQTQAEMDLYGVSQVTALARDRGYVTLEGQQIDNVKGFYKNIVGGRAGVTEYYMYDATNLRLREVSLNYTFPKKWMQKTKVLKDLQLAFVARNLCFLYKKAPFDPDLVLSTGNDNQGIEVFGMPTTRSLGFTVKCEF, from the coding sequence ATGAATACACGATTTATTAGAATATCATTGAAAAAAAGAATTTTTATAAGTTATTGTCTTATAGGATTATTCTTTTTTCTTGGAGAGAACTGTTACGCTTCAAAGCGGCCGGTGTTTAGGGAAACGGTGAGAAAAGCCTCTGCTGATAATTCAACAGTAAGGGGACGTGTTGTTGATGTCAGTGGTGAACCCCTTATTGGTGCAACGATACGAGAGAAAGGGGGAACCCGTGGAACTGTGACAGACATTGAAGGAAATTTCATCTTATCTGTGCCGGATAGTGCGGTCTTGCAAGTTTCTTTTGTGGGGTACGAGAGTATAGAAGTCAGTGTAGGGGGTAGAAAGACACTTGAGATACAGCTTCGTGAAAATACAGTGATGCTTGACAATGTGATTATAACTGCTCTTGGTCTTGAAAAAAAAGAGGCTTCTTTAGCATATTCCATTCAGAAAGTGAAAGGGGAGGAACTCACCCGTATGAAAGAGGTTAATATGATAACAGCTCTTGCCGGCAAGGCTGCGGGAGTGCAGATAAATAAAAATTCCTCCGGTATAGGAGGTTCTGCGAAAGTGAGTCTTCGGGGGATTCGTTCCGCATCCGGTGATAATCAGCCTCTTTATGTCATAGACGGCGTGCCGATGTTGAATATCGGTACTGAACAAGCTTATTCTGCAATCGGTGGTACTGCAAATGCCGGAAACCGGGACGGAGGTGACGGTATCTCCAATTTGAATCCGGAGGATGTGGAAAGTATCAGTATCTTGAAAGGTGCTCCGGCAGCAGCTTTGTATGGAAGTCAGGCTGCGAATGGGGTTATTCTGATTACTACCAAGAAAGGTAATACTGCCGGACAGAGGAATATTTATTTCTCCACCGGATTGACATTTGACAAAGCATTCAGTCTTCCTAAAATGCAGAACTGCTATGGGGTGAGTGATGTTGTAGATAGTTGGGGAGAAAAAGCGTATCTGCCTACCTCCAATGAATTGAATGATTTTTTTCGTACCGGATTAACTTCCATTACTTCCGTATCCGTCAATTATGGAAATGAAAAGATACAGACTTATTTCTCTTATGCCAATACTACCGGACGTGGTATTGTAGACAAGAACCAACTGACAAAGCATAACATCAACCTGCGGGAAACAGCTGTAATGTTCAATCAACGTCTGAAATTGGACGGTAATGTGAACGTGATGCGACAGATTGTAAAGAACAAACCTGTATCGGGAGGTTTTTACATGAATCCTCTGGTCGGCCTTTATCGTTTTCCCCGTGGGGAAGATTTGTCTTATTATAAGGATAATTATGAAATATACGATCCGGAACGGAAACTGGGGATACAAAATTGGCATACTTTTACAGAAGATTTTGAGCAGAATCCTTATTGGATACAGAACCGTATACAAAGTAAGGAGACACGTATGCGTAGCATCATCTCTCTCTCAGCGAATTTGAGGATAAATAGTTGGCTGACTGTCCAGGCTCGTGGTAGTGTTGATTATATATCCGATAAGATGCGCCAGAAATTTTATGCTTCTACTGCTCCCGCTTTATGTGGGGCAAACGGACGTTATATTGAAATGGATTATCAGGAAACGTTGATTTACGGTGATGTCATGGCTATGGGGAAGAGGAAATGGGAGGATTTTACGTTGGATGTGGCCATTGGTGGGAGTATCAATGATAAAAATGTCAATTCCACCCGTTACGATTCCAAGAATGCTTCTTTGAAGTATGCCAATGTGTTTAATTTGGCTAATATCGTAATGAACGGTTCCGCCAGCATTGACCAGAAGATAGATTCCCGACGCCAGTTACAGTCCGTATTTGGTACGGCACAAGTTGGCTATCAGGATAAGGTATTCCTTGATTTAACAGCCCGTAATGACTGGGCATCGACTTTGGCATATACAAGCCATGAGAAATCCGGATTCTTTTATCCTTCTGCCGGTCTTTCTTTTCTTATAGACAAATGGATACAACTTCCCGAATGGATTTCTTTTGCCAAACTACGGGGAACATACAGTAAGGTAGGTAATGATATTCCTCAGTTTATCACAAACTCCGTTTCACATATTACTGCCGGGGGAGAGCTCCAGGCGAATGACGCTGCTCCTTTTAAGGAAATGGAACCGGAAATGACCCATTCGGTAGAGGTGGGTACGGAATGGAGGTTCTTCCAAAGTCGCTTAGGCTTCAATCTGACTTATTACCGCACCAATACTCATAATCAGTTTTTCAAACTTCCCGCCCTTGCCGGAGATATGTATGCATACAGGTATGTAAATGCCGGAGATATACAAAACCGTGGTTGGGAACTGACCGTAGATGCCACTCCGGTACTTACTCCGGATTTTACATGGAAAACATCTTTGAATTTCTCGTCCAATAGAAATAAGATCAAAGAACTGCATGAAGAACTGAAAGAGTTAGTTTATGGACCGAGCAGTTTCTCATCCAGTTATGCGATGAAGTTGGTGAAAGGTGGTTCTATCGGAGATATTTATGGTAAGGCTTTCGTGCGTGATGCCGAAGGGAATATTGTCTATCAGACCGAGGGCGACCATAAAGGCCTTCCGGCTGTTGAAGGTGAAGGGAATACAATAAAGGTGGGCAATGCCAATCCACGTTTTATAATGGGGTGGAACCATACATTCTCTTACAAAGGCTTCAGTCTCTACTTCTTGTTGGATTGGCGTTATGGCGGCAAGATACTTTCGCAGACACAGGCGGAAATGGATCTCTACGGGGTGTCCCAAGTGACAGCGCTGGCTCGTGACAGAGGATATGTAACTCTTGAAGGACAGCAGATAGACAATGTGAAAGGTTTTTATAAGAATATAGTGGGCGGACGTGCCGGAGTGACGGAATATTATATGTATGATGCTACAAATCTTCGTTTGCGGGAAGTCTCACTGAACTATACTTTTCCGAAAAAATGGATGCAGAAAACGAAAGTGCTGAAAGATTTGCAGCTTGCTTTCGTTGCGCGTAATCTTTGTTTCCTGTATAAGAAAGCTCCTTTTGACCCGGATTTAGTACTTTCTACCGGAAATGATAATCAGGGAATTGAAGTGTTTGGTATGCCGACAACACGAAGCCTGGGCTTTACTGTGAAATGTGAATTCTAA
- a CDS encoding energy transducer TonB: MKLLDYIRGLRKGKEAHRLEKESMKDPFLADAMDGYGQVEGNHEQRIGQLRMQVSARATKKRNLSKKQNSYAVTWSIAACLVIGIGISCYFLFLKKRMTDDVFIAKEEIPSAVFEPISPKEEISSLAEIKIKQDSTHEVTATPTDKKDIVAKSKSIPKTQSAPVAITPVIEETVGRTDIQEERIVADTDTSLSEVHQLKAAKAATPNLNLIKGKVTDEKGEPIIGASVAYTGTNIGTVTDLNGEFILKKEKGNKQLTAQFIGYEPVEIPVDTSRTMLIAMNEDQQALSEVVVVGYGKKKKSNVAGATAKINLKAKEKYKTPQPVIGKRKYKKYLEENLIRPNDESCKDVKGEVVLSFFVDKEGRPQNITVVHGLCESADKEAIRLVKEGPKWTSGDLPTRVTVEF; encoded by the coding sequence ATGAAACTATTAGACTACATACGAGGACTCCGCAAAGGAAAAGAGGCACATCGACTGGAGAAAGAGTCGATGAAAGACCCTTTTCTGGCCGATGCTATGGACGGATATGGTCAAGTGGAGGGAAATCATGAACAACGAATCGGGCAACTGCGGATGCAGGTCTCGGCTCGTGCCACAAAGAAAAGGAATCTTTCAAAGAAACAGAATTCGTATGCTGTCACTTGGAGCATTGCTGCCTGCCTGGTAATCGGTATCGGTATCAGCTGTTATTTCCTGTTCCTTAAAAAGAGGATGACGGATGATGTATTCATCGCTAAAGAAGAGATTCCTTCAGCGGTATTTGAACCTATTAGTCCGAAAGAAGAAATTTCTTCTTTAGCAGAAATTAAGATAAAGCAGGATTCCACTCACGAAGTCACTGCGACGCCAACGGATAAGAAAGATATAGTAGCCAAGAGCAAATCTATTCCAAAGACTCAAAGTGCACCGGTAGCAATAACGCCGGTTATTGAGGAAACCGTCGGGCGGACAGATATACAAGAGGAAAGAATAGTAGCGGATACGGATACTTCACTTTCCGAAGTTCATCAATTGAAGGCAGCCAAAGCAGCCACCCCCAATCTGAACCTGATAAAAGGTAAAGTGACGGATGAAAAAGGAGAACCTATCATCGGAGCCAGTGTAGCATATACCGGTACGAATATTGGTACAGTAACAGACCTCAACGGTGAGTTCATATTGAAAAAAGAAAAAGGCAACAAGCAACTGACAGCACAGTTCATCGGTTACGAACCGGTGGAGATTCCCGTAGATACCAGCCGGACAATGCTGATAGCCATGAATGAAGACCAACAAGCACTTAGTGAAGTAGTGGTAGTGGGGTATGGCAAAAAGAAGAAGTCCAACGTCGCCGGTGCTACGGCAAAAATAAATTTAAAGGCAAAAGAAAAATACAAGACGCCGCAACCGGTGATAGGTAAGCGCAAATACAAGAAATATCTGGAAGAAAATCTGATTCGTCCGAATGACGAGTCATGTAAGGATGTGAAAGGAGAAGTAGTCCTCTCTTTCTTTGTAGATAAAGAAGGAAGGCCACAGAATATCACTGTCGTTCACGGGTTATGCGAATCTGCCGACAAAGAAGCAATCCGTCTTGTCAAAGAAGGTCCGAAGTGGACGTCCGGCGACCTTCCGACAAGAGTTACGGTAGAGTTTTGA
- a CDS encoding beta-N-acetylhexosaminidase yields the protein MKYLFLTIFFLASFAVIACGQIVFPSPNQMEMQKGYLTLRKKISIYAEDTTTFYLSLFRTEVLHNASVKWTKKASKAEIRWMTDSSLPPEGYRINISPRQMVIAASDKRGFTHAVQTLRQWVTGSTGILTFACADISDSPRTPWRCFLLDSGRQYQKISTIKKYIDMVSLLKMNYFHWHLTEGLGWRIEIKQYPRLAQIGGSVGKGEEQQGFYTQKEIQEIIEYASERNITVVPEIDMPGHAEAALSAYPELGCFGQPVEVPQHGFTQNIFCAGKEEVLHFLKNILDEVCAIFPSPYIHLGGDEAPKGNWDKCPDCQKRIAAMNLKDSHDLQLWFSAQMADYLKSKGRKAIFWGDVVYHDGYPLPDNIVIQWWNYRGHKELALRNAIKHHYPVICSSNYYTYLNFPVTPWRGYTNTRTFDLKDIYQNNPSDKAINQKDPLILGMTCALWTDDGVTERMIDRRLFPRILALAEQMWYQGERLDFTRFHQNILQRKEWFEQMGFEFGPALKSEVKKGYQWD from the coding sequence ATGAAATATCTATTCCTAACGATTTTCTTTCTCGCATCATTTGCAGTTATCGCCTGTGGGCAAATTGTATTTCCTTCCCCCAATCAAATGGAAATGCAAAAAGGCTACCTGACTTTAAGAAAAAAGATTTCCATATACGCTGAAGATACCACAACTTTTTATTTAAGTCTTTTCCGTACAGAAGTACTTCATAACGCTTCTGTCAAATGGACGAAGAAAGCATCTAAAGCCGAAATCCGCTGGATGACCGATTCTTCGCTTCCTCCCGAAGGTTATCGGATAAATATCAGTCCGCGACAAATGGTGATAGCCGCCTCTGATAAAAGAGGATTCACTCATGCAGTACAAACCTTGCGGCAATGGGTTACTGGTTCAACAGGAATTCTCACCTTCGCCTGTGCTGATATTTCTGATTCTCCCCGTACGCCATGGCGTTGTTTTCTGCTAGATTCCGGACGGCAATACCAGAAAATATCCACTATCAAGAAATATATTGATATGGTTTCATTACTTAAAATGAATTATTTCCATTGGCATTTGACCGAAGGACTAGGTTGGCGAATCGAAATCAAACAATATCCGCGTCTTGCACAGATAGGAGGCTCGGTAGGAAAAGGAGAAGAACAACAAGGATTTTATACACAGAAAGAGATACAGGAAATTATCGAATATGCCAGCGAACGAAACATAACCGTCGTTCCTGAAATTGACATGCCGGGGCATGCCGAAGCAGCACTTTCCGCTTATCCGGAACTCGGTTGTTTCGGTCAACCTGTTGAAGTACCACAGCACGGATTTACTCAAAATATATTTTGTGCAGGAAAAGAAGAAGTCCTGCATTTCCTGAAAAATATATTGGATGAGGTATGTGCTATTTTCCCTTCACCCTATATACATTTGGGAGGAGACGAAGCTCCAAAAGGTAATTGGGACAAATGTCCGGATTGCCAAAAAAGAATTGCAGCAATGAATCTGAAAGATAGCCATGATCTGCAATTATGGTTTTCGGCACAAATGGCGGATTATCTGAAGTCGAAAGGACGAAAGGCCATATTCTGGGGGGATGTAGTTTATCATGACGGATATCCGTTACCGGACAACATAGTAATTCAATGGTGGAACTACCGTGGGCACAAAGAGCTAGCACTTCGGAATGCAATTAAACACCATTATCCAGTTATTTGCAGTTCCAATTATTATACGTATCTGAACTTCCCGGTCACTCCTTGGAGAGGATATACCAATACACGTACCTTCGACCTGAAAGACATATATCAGAACAATCCTTCCGACAAGGCGATCAACCAAAAGGACCCTTTAATTCTTGGCATGACTTGTGCTTTGTGGACTGACGACGGAGTTACAGAACGAATGATAGACCGGCGTCTGTTTCCCCGTATCTTGGCATTGGCAGAACAAATGTGGTATCAGGGAGAGAGACTTGACTTTACCCGGTTCCACCAAAACATCCTTCAACGAAAAGAATGGTTCGAACAAATGGGATTCGAATTCGGACCGGCCTTAAAAAGTGAAGTAAAGAAAGGGTATCAATGGGATTAA
- a CDS encoding LutC/YkgG family protein, giving the protein MSSKEEILARIRQNTGTRYEKPDIAAMKRLAYPDKIEQFCAVSRAVGGTAVVLGEGEDVNAVIRRNYPDAMRIASVLPDISCATFNPDNLDDPKELDGTDVAVIKGEIGVAENGAIWIPQEVKYKALYFISERLVILIDRNKIVNTMYDAYRELDGQDYKFGTFISGPSKTADIEQALVMGAHGAREVLVILT; this is encoded by the coding sequence ATGAGCAGTAAGGAAGAAATATTAGCCCGTATTCGTCAGAATACCGGAACTCGTTACGAGAAGCCGGACATTGCAGCTATGAAACGGTTGGCTTATCCCGATAAGATAGAACAGTTCTGTGCCGTTAGCCGTGCGGTGGGCGGTACGGCTGTCGTGTTGGGAGAAGGAGAAGATGTAAATGCAGTGATCCGCAGGAACTATCCGGATGCGATGCGTATTGCCTCCGTCTTGCCGGATATTTCTTGTGCAACGTTTAATCCGGATAATCTGGACGATCCGAAAGAGTTGGACGGAACAGATGTGGCAGTGATTAAAGGAGAGATAGGTGTAGCGGAGAACGGTGCTATCTGGATTCCGCAGGAAGTGAAATATAAAGCGCTCTATTTTATCTCCGAACGGTTGGTGATTCTGATTGACCGTAATAAAATAGTAAATACAATGTATGATGCTTATCGTGAACTGGACGGGCAGGATTATAAATTCGGTACGTTCATCTCCGGTCCGTCAAAGACGGCGGACATCGAACAGGCGTTGGTTATGGGAGCACACGGGGCACGGGAAGTATTGGTGATTTTGACATAG
- a CDS encoding vWA domain-containing protein, producing MKANQFRAMMLVLLMAVVSLGVVNAQTLTVTGTVTDVADGTPIVGCSVMLKGTTKGTVTNVNGQYAIQAKKGETLLFQFIGYKQESRVVKSARLDIRMKADEVALEECVVVGYGTRKTKAITSAYMAICPTPAYDMCVNTEEYGSFQENGFKEVADAALSTFSIDVDAASYSNMRRFVNKGELPPVDAVRTEELVNYFSYDYPKPTGNDPVKITMEAGACPWNPANRLVRIGLKAKEIPTDNLPASNLVFLIDVSGSMWGANRLDLVKSSLKLLVNNLRDKDKVAIVTYSGSAGVKLESTSGSDKQKIREAIDELTAGGSTAGGAGIMLAYKIAKKNFISNGNNRIILCSDGDFNVGVSSAEGLEQLIERERKSGVFLTVLGYGMGNYKDKKIQVLAEKGNGNHAYIDNLQEANRVLVGEFGATLHTVAKDVKLQVEFNPAQVQAYRLVGYESRLLKDEDFNNDAKDAGDMGAGHTVTAFYEVIPVGGKNTYAGKVDELKYQKKEKVSVKPTGSDELLTVKLRYKAPDKDVSRKIELPFVDNKGNNVSSDFRFASAVAMFGQLLRDSNFKGEATYDKVISLAKQGLDHDDKGYRREFVRLVEAAKGIQQEK from the coding sequence ATGAAAGCAAATCAATTCAGAGCAATGATGCTCGTACTGCTCATGGCAGTTGTTTCTTTAGGTGTGGTGAACGCGCAGACGCTGACTGTGACGGGTACGGTGACGGATGTTGCGGACGGGACTCCGATTGTCGGTTGTTCTGTAATGCTGAAAGGTACTACCAAAGGTACGGTGACAAATGTAAATGGACAATATGCTATTCAAGCGAAGAAAGGGGAGACGTTGTTGTTTCAGTTTATCGGATACAAACAAGAAAGCAGAGTCGTCAAATCTGCCAGACTGGATATCAGGATGAAAGCTGATGAGGTTGCGTTGGAAGAATGCGTGGTGGTTGGCTACGGAACCCGGAAGACTAAGGCTATAACAAGCGCTTATATGGCGATATGTCCTACACCTGCGTATGATATGTGTGTGAATACGGAAGAATATGGTTCCTTTCAGGAAAATGGCTTCAAAGAGGTGGCGGATGCAGCGCTTTCTACTTTCTCCATTGATGTAGATGCAGCTTCTTACAGTAATATGCGTCGGTTTGTCAATAAAGGTGAGTTGCCTCCGGTAGATGCTGTCCGTACGGAAGAACTGGTCAATTACTTTTCTTATGACTATCCGAAACCGACCGGAAACGACCCTGTGAAGATTACAATGGAAGCCGGAGCCTGTCCTTGGAATCCTGCTAACCGTCTTGTCCGTATCGGACTGAAAGCAAAGGAGATTCCTACGGATAACTTGCCTGCCTCCAATCTGGTATTTCTGATTGACGTGTCCGGTTCTATGTGGGGAGCCAATCGGTTGGATTTGGTGAAGTCTTCTCTTAAATTGTTGGTCAATAACTTGCGTGATAAGGATAAAGTAGCCATTGTTACCTATTCAGGAAGTGCCGGTGTAAAACTTGAATCGACTTCGGGCAGTGACAAGCAGAAGATTCGTGAAGCGATAGATGAACTGACGGCGGGAGGTTCAACTGCCGGTGGCGCAGGTATTATGCTGGCTTATAAAATAGCGAAGAAGAATTTTATCTCTAATGGTAATAACCGTATTATCCTTTGTTCTGACGGTGACTTCAATGTAGGTGTTTCTTCGGCAGAAGGACTGGAACAGCTAATCGAGAGAGAACGGAAAAGTGGAGTGTTCCTGACTGTACTGGGGTATGGAATGGGTAATTACAAAGATAAAAAGATTCAGGTACTTGCCGAAAAGGGAAATGGTAACCATGCTTATATAGATAATTTGCAGGAAGCCAACCGTGTGCTGGTCGGTGAGTTTGGCGCTACGCTTCATACGGTGGCGAAAGATGTTAAGTTACAGGTTGAATTTAATCCGGCACAAGTACAAGCGTATCGTCTGGTAGGTTATGAAAGTCGTCTGCTGAAAGATGAAGATTTCAATAATGATGCAAAAGACGCCGGAGATATGGGCGCAGGGCACACGGTGACGGCTTTCTATGAAGTGATTCCGGTAGGAGGAAAGAATACGTATGCAGGAAAGGTGGATGAATTGAAATATCAGAAGAAAGAAAAAGTGAGTGTGAAGCCTACCGGTTCTGACGAACTTCTGACAGTGAAACTCCGCTATAAGGCTCCAGATAAAGATGTCAGCAGGAAAATAGAACTTCCTTTTGTGGATAATAAAGGTAACAATGTATCTTCCGATTTCCGTTTTGCGTCTGCCGTAGCTATGTTCGGGCAGTTACTCCGGGATTCTAATTTCAAGGGTGAGGCTACTTATGACAAAGTAATCAGTCTGGCTAAACAGGGATTGGATCATGATGATAAAGGATACAGGAGAGAATTTGTCCGTTTGGTTGAGGCTGCTAAGGGAATACAGCAAGAGAAATAA
- a CDS encoding pyridoxamine kinase has protein sequence MYANKVKKIAAVHDLSGMGRVSLTVVIPILSSMGFQVCPLPTAVLSNHTQYPDFSFLDLTDEMPKIIAQWKKLNVQFDAIYTGYLGSPKQIQIVSDFINDFRHEDSLIVADPVLGDNGRLYTNFDMEMVKEMRHLIKKADVVTPNMTELFYLLDKPYKADNTDEELKEYLRLLSDKGPQVVIITSVPVHDEPHKTSVYAYNRQGNRYWKVTCPYLPAHYPGTGDTFTSVITGSLMQGDSLPMALDRATQFILQGIRATFGYEYDNREGILLEKVLHNLDMPIQMASYELI, from the coding sequence ATGTATGCAAATAAAGTAAAGAAAATAGCTGCCGTTCATGACCTTTCCGGTATGGGGCGTGTTTCTCTCACAGTCGTTATCCCCATTCTGTCGTCTATGGGTTTTCAAGTTTGCCCCTTGCCGACGGCGGTATTGTCCAATCATACGCAATATCCCGACTTCTCCTTTCTGGACCTGACGGATGAAATGCCCAAGATTATCGCCCAATGGAAAAAGCTGAATGTGCAGTTCGACGCTATTTACACCGGTTATCTAGGTTCTCCGAAACAGATTCAGATTGTTTCCGATTTTATCAATGACTTCCGCCATGAGGACAGCCTGATCGTAGCCGACCCTGTACTGGGAGATAACGGCAGACTATATACCAATTTTGATATGGAAATGGTGAAGGAAATGCGTCACTTGATAAAGAAGGCGGATGTGGTTACACCCAATATGACCGAGCTGTTCTATTTGCTGGATAAACCTTATAAAGCGGACAATACAGACGAAGAACTGAAAGAATATCTTCGTCTCCTGTCCGACAAAGGTCCGCAAGTCGTTATCATCACAAGTGTTCCTGTGCACGATGAACCTCACAAAACCTCGGTTTATGCGTACAACCGTCAGGGAAATCGTTACTGGAAAGTAACCTGTCCGTATCTTCCCGCCCATTATCCCGGCACGGGAGATACTTTCACCAGCGTGATTACCGGTTCGTTGATGCAGGGCGACAGCCTTCCAATGGCTCTAGACCGTGCCACACAGTTTATCCTGCAAGGAATCCGTGCCACTTTCGGCTATGAATATGACAATCGGGAAGGTATCCTGCTGGAGAAAGTGCTCCATAACCTGGATATGCCGATACAAATGGCCAGCTACGAATTAATATAA
- a CDS encoding uracil-DNA glycosylase family protein — MEIEKHPLEPFLPAKAKLLMLGSFPPQKKRWSMEFYYPNLNNDMWRIFGILFFDDKDYFLNETRKAFCRERIIDFLNEKGIALFDTASSIRRLQDNASDKFLEVVEATDVTALLRQLPECKAIVTTGQKATDTLRQQFNVEEPKVGDYSEFIFEGRAMRLYRMPSSSRAYPLALDKKATAYRIMYQDLQILF, encoded by the coding sequence ATGGAAATCGAAAAACATCCGTTAGAACCGTTTCTTCCAGCGAAAGCAAAGCTGCTCATGCTCGGCAGTTTTCCACCACAAAAAAAACGTTGGTCAATGGAATTTTATTATCCGAACCTCAATAATGATATGTGGCGCATCTTCGGGATTTTATTCTTCGATGACAAGGATTATTTTCTGAATGAGACACGGAAAGCATTTTGCCGCGAACGAATTATTGATTTTCTGAATGAAAAGGGAATTGCTTTGTTCGATACCGCTTCATCCATTCGCCGATTACAAGATAATGCATCGGATAAATTTCTCGAAGTAGTGGAAGCTACTGACGTGACAGCACTGCTCCGGCAACTTCCCGAATGTAAAGCTATTGTCACTACGGGACAGAAAGCCACAGATACTCTCCGCCAACAATTCAACGTAGAGGAACCCAAAGTCGGCGATTACTCGGAATTTATTTTCGAAGGTCGCGCCATGCGACTCTACCGAATGCCTTCCTCATCACGGGCATACCCATTGGCATTAGACAAGAAAGCGACTGCTTACCGGATTATGTATCAGGATTTGCAAATTCTTTTTTAA